One genomic segment of Halalkalicoccus tibetensis includes these proteins:
- a CDS encoding HVO_2922 family protein → MTEDTLFEFESERERGEIAAYLRALAGELDGDGPVTFRDGEYAVEVTPPERAEFDVEVERDGEDDGGELEIELEIEWSEVEGADAERIEEAPEPDVGIQFAPGSKEVPEPSQGRFEVYRDRADEWRWRLVHRNGNIIADGGEGYSSKQSAIKGLRSVQHNAPGARVEELE, encoded by the coding sequence ATGACAGAGGACACCCTCTTCGAGTTCGAGTCCGAGCGCGAGCGCGGCGAGATCGCGGCCTACCTCCGGGCGCTCGCCGGCGAGCTGGACGGCGACGGCCCCGTGACGTTCCGCGACGGCGAGTACGCCGTCGAGGTGACGCCGCCCGAGCGCGCGGAGTTCGACGTCGAGGTCGAACGCGACGGGGAGGATGACGGCGGCGAGCTGGAGATCGAGCTGGAGATCGAGTGGTCCGAGGTCGAGGGGGCGGACGCAGAGCGGATCGAGGAAGCCCCGGAACCCGACGTGGGGATCCAGTTCGCGCCCGGTTCGAAGGAGGTCCCCGAGCCGAGCCAGGGCCGCTTCGAGGTCTACCGGGACCGGGCCGACGAGTGGCGCTGGCGGCTCGTCCACCGCAACGGCAACATCATCGCCGACGGCGGGGAGGGGTATTCGAGCAAGCAGAGCGCGATCAAAGGACTGCGGAGCGTTCAGCACAACGCCCCCGGCGCGCGGGTCGAGGAGCTCGAATGA
- a CDS encoding DUF4013 domain-containing protein, with product MISEAVGYLKGSDDAVTTVILGAVMTLFAFLIVPLFAAMGYMVRVLDRTARGDGEPPVFEDWGELIVDGAKATAIAFVYALIPTAVLVAFVVSGGLLGASGSDLLGTIGGIGIFVGFVVWLALTLAVAYAVPAALANFAETRRLGAGFDWATMRRALADRAYATGWLTAFVIVVAGGVVGGLLNAVPVIGFIASAFVGFYTAVAAYYVIGHTWGELRHTPVTERPVVDGQPGI from the coding sequence GTGATCTCGGAGGCGGTCGGCTATCTGAAGGGGAGCGACGACGCGGTCACCACGGTGATCCTCGGCGCGGTCATGACGCTCTTTGCGTTCCTGATCGTGCCGTTGTTCGCCGCGATGGGCTACATGGTCCGCGTACTGGATCGCACGGCCCGGGGCGACGGCGAGCCGCCGGTCTTCGAGGACTGGGGCGAGCTGATCGTCGACGGTGCGAAGGCCACGGCCATCGCCTTCGTCTACGCGCTGATCCCGACGGCCGTCCTAGTCGCGTTCGTCGTGAGCGGCGGGCTGCTGGGTGCGAGCGGTAGCGACCTGCTGGGTACCATCGGCGGGATCGGGATCTTCGTCGGGTTCGTGGTCTGGCTCGCGCTGACCCTGGCCGTCGCCTACGCCGTGCCCGCGGCGCTCGCGAACTTCGCGGAGACCCGCCGTCTGGGCGCGGGCTTCGACTGGGCGACCATGCGCCGTGCGCTGGCCGACAGGGCCTACGCCACCGGCTGGCTGACCGCCTTCGTCATCGTCGTCGCCGGCGGGGTCGTCGGCGGGCTGCTCAACGCGGTGCCCGTCATCGGGTTCATCGCGAGTGCCTTCGTGGGCTTCTACACCGCCGTGGCGGCGTACTACGTGATCGGCCACACCTGGGGCGAGCTCCGGCACACCCCCGTCACGGAACGGCCCGTCGTCGACGGCCAGCCCGGTATCTGA